One region of Miscanthus floridulus cultivar M001 chromosome 19, ASM1932011v1, whole genome shotgun sequence genomic DNA includes:
- the LOC136526190 gene encoding uncharacterized protein, with protein sequence MSSLQSSQSLKDVHDHVYLHGWLATYIRWVHHGEDFDVDIVEFGENENVPAYLGDVVDVEEPDNEDDHDSIEMIADLYTAVQQDGEQPMFVKVLEDAKHALCPGSVQSRFSFLVRLLHIKSYYRVSNTTFSAFLKLLSGSFPNCCLLDSYDKAKKYLKELGLGYELIDVYDNNCVLFRKGLEKHDICPKCKESRWVDGDAAKQIPKKILRYFPLIPRLKRMFANKATSEETRWHKDKRVAMENEMTHLADGLAWKDFDVVFPSFGRDARNLRLGLATDGFNPFGNMEHNL encoded by the exons ATGAGTTCACTACAG TCTTCACAGAGTCTGAAAGATGTGCATGACCATGTTTATCTCCATGGATGGTTAGCTACATATATTcggtgggtacaccatggagaagaTTTTGATGTTGACATTGTGGAATTTGGAGAGAATGAAAATGTACCTGCCTATCTAGGTGATGTGGTAGATGTGGAGGAGCCCGacaatgaagatgatcatgattcAATAGAGATGATTGCAGACTTGTACACAGCTGTACAACAAGATGGAGAACAACCTATGTTTGTGAAAGTTCTTGAAGATGCAAAACATGCTCTTTGCCCGGGTTCAGTTCAGTCTAGGTTCTCTTTTCTAGTAAGATTGCTACATATCAAGTCATACTACAGGGTCAGCAACACAACATTCAGTGCATTTTTGAAGTTATTGTCAGGGTCATTCCCCAATTGTTGTCTTCTAGATTCATATGACAAAGCAAAGAAGTATCTCAAAGAGTTGGGCCTTGGATATGAGTTAATCGATGTCTATGACAATAACTGTGTGTTGTTTCGCAAAGGACTTGAAAAACATGACATCTGCCCAAAATGCAAGGAATCTAGGTGGGTAGATGGAGATGCTGCCAAACAGATTCCTAAAAAGATTTTGAGATATTTTCCTCTTATACCAAGGCTGAAGAGGATGTTTGCAAACAAAGCAACATCGGAGGAGACCCGGTGGCACAAGGATAAAAGGGTTGCTATGGAGAATGAAATGACCCATCTAGCTGATGGCTTAGCCTGGAAAGATTTTGATGTTGTGTTTCCAAGCTTTGGTAGAGATGCCAGAAACCTAAGGCTTGGTTTAGCAACAGATGGGTTTAATCCATttggaaacatggaacacaaCTTATAG